Sequence from the Flavobacterium sp. TR2 genome:
TTTCATTTCGTAATCAATGCAATATTGCTGCAATTCCTCGGCACTCACCTGCCCGTCTGGAATATTGATGTTTTCTGGATGAATATCTACATGATCGAATAAATGCTCATGCATAAAATGATAGTAACTCTGAATGTCATTTTTATCCATTGGATAATACTCGTCCAAATTGAAGGTAACAACCTTAGCAAAACTAAGCCCTTCCTCTTTGTGCATTCTCACAAGTTCTTCGTAAACTTTGATCGGAGAAGATCCTGTGGCCAAACCTAAAACGCAAGGCTCATTCAGCTCATTTTTTCTCTGAATTAAATTGGCAATTTCACGAGCGACCAATAAAGAAGCCTCTTGCGACGATTCGAAAATAACATTATGAATTTTCTCAAAACGTGTCTCCTCAAATTTACCTGCTTCTCTAAAACCTATGTCTTCTTTGATCATTCTGCTCTTGCTGTTTTAATTAATGCAAGATAAAAGTAGAATTCTCCTATCCGTTCACAGTAAAAATTCGACTAATAGCGGCTAAGCTTCGGCAAAAGACAAAATAAGAATGAAATAGCACGTGGATAAAACAGATTCGCTTTGCGAAAACACAGATAACAACGGATTCTATTTAAATTTGACTGCAGATTGCATCTGATATTCCGTAGAAATATCTCGTCTGTAAAAAAAAATATTGTTTCGCATTGCGTTCTGTAGGAACGCCTGATTTCATAGAAATGGAACCCCGTTTTATTAATCAAACGTTCCTACGGAACGTATAATCGTAACACAAATTTGATTCTGCCAACGAAACATTCCTACGGAATGAATTGTTACTTGAAACCTACATTTTATTCCACAACACCAATTTCAGCAATCGAAACGGTTTGTGCTTTTCCAACAGCAGCTGTAGCGACAAATTTCAAAAATCTTGCTTTGCCATTACCAACCAAACGTTCCTACGGAACGAAAAAAACGATTCTTAATTAAAGTTCTACCGATGAGATGTTCCTAGCGGAACATATTTTCTCTTGCTCGTGCAAATTTTAAAAATGTATACATTTTATTTGCCTTTTAAAAGGTAAAAGAATATTAATTTAAGGCTAAAAAATGTTCTGCTAGGAACATCTCATCGGTAAAAAAGACTTCGCACCATAAGGACGTCTGATCGGTAAACCAAATCGCCCGCAACATCCAAAAAAAATCATTCAAAACAAAAAAATGTTCCGCTAGGAACATCTCATCGGTAAAAAAGGCTTCGCACCATAAGGACGTTTGATAGATTTATTAAATTTCCCTCAAAATCAAATCGGCTGCAACATCTATTGCCTGATCGATAATTGCTTCTGGAGTTCCTTTAAATTCAAAACGTTTGGCAATTTCCTTTTCGCCAAAAATAATGTGCATGAAAATAGTCCCAACAGGTTTCGACTCGCTTTCACTTCCGCCTGGTGTCGTTAATCCTGTTAAACCCACACAAATATCTGAATTAATATAGCGGGAAAAATTCTGCGCCATAAGCTTCGTAACCTCTGCAGATTCGGCACTATATTGTTCAATAGTTCCCCAAGGAATGTGCAATAAATCTTCTTTCATTGAAGAATGATAACAGACGATTCCTCCTATAAGTATTCTTCCAGAATTAATCACTGTCGAAAACTCATAACACATTTTCCCCGCAGAAGCGCTTTCTGCAAATGATATTGTTAAATTTTTTTCTATTAAAGCCTTACAGCAAGCGGTTATTTTTTCTGATGCCATATTGATTCTAATTTGATTTAAACATAATTTTCATTTCAAATGTAAAATGTTGCGATATCATAAACTTATATAATTTCTTACAACATTTACATTATAAGTAACTGTTAATTATGCAACTATCATTTATTTTTTTATAAGAACATCCGTGTATTAAGGTGCTAAATTTGTAAATATAGCTTTTAAAGTCAACTAATATAATCCGATAAATAATGTAAAAGCCAATAAAAGCTATAGTAAGACAATTACAGGCAACTGTAAAGATTTGGCAGGTCTTCTTTATGAAGATTCAATTTTGAAAAAAATAACAATCAAAAAGCACTATTATGGAAAAGCAGCACAACCATGATTATGGTCAATTTGATCCTGATTATATCGAACAAAATACTCTTGTTGACGGTACTTATTCTAATGAAGATGAGTTTAAACAAGTTTTGAAAAAACATGACAATCGCGAATTTGGCGAAAGCGATCCTGATTATCATGAACAAAATACGCTGATTGACAATGACAATTATGCACGTGATGAAGATCCGTACCAATATCAAGAAGAGTTTATTGAAGATCCTTCTCATCCAAAAGGAGATTTTGAACCTAATACCAATATTCGTTCAGAAAATATTCCGAATCAAGAAAGAATTGTCAATGAAGATGATGCCGTTACAAACGATGACACTCAAGATGATTTAAATGATGAATATGATCCTGATTTAGACTATCAAAACGATCGTAAAAAAAATGATGATCTAGATCAGGATGAAGAATTGGATGATTTTGACGCAGAACATTATCCCGAAAACCATCCTAGAGAATA
This genomic interval carries:
- a CDS encoding CinA family protein: MASEKITACCKALIEKNLTISFAESASAGKMCYEFSTVINSGRILIGGIVCYHSSMKEDLLHIPWGTIEQYSAESAEVTKLMAQNFSRYINSDICVGLTGLTTPGGSESESKPVGTIFMHIIFGEKEIAKRFEFKGTPEAIIDQAIDVAADLILREI